In a genomic window of Candidatus Hydrogenedentota bacterium:
- a CDS encoding DUF1569 domain-containing protein, with protein sequence MPVLSESNVQTYLDRFAKVAPDAKPLWGKFTGAQMLGHVNSTLLYTLGETPLLAFRGNFKTQYIYAPLLLNGIAKFPKNVPLPRSKKQPPPKFPEGDFETLKATIQRLFAEVKAGEFSPPHHPYFGNIGPTRWLKFHAAHFDHHLRQFGQ encoded by the coding sequence ATGCCTGTTTTGTCGGAGTCGAACGTTCAGACCTATTTGGATCGGTTTGCGAAGGTGGCGCCCGACGCGAAACCGTTGTGGGGAAAGTTCACGGGCGCGCAAATGCTTGGGCACGTGAATTCCACGTTGCTGTACACCCTGGGCGAAACGCCGCTCCTGGCGTTTCGCGGCAATTTTAAGACGCAGTACATCTATGCTCCGCTGCTGCTGAATGGCATTGCGAAGTTCCCCAAGAACGTTCCACTCCCGCGCAGCAAGAAGCAACCGCCGCCAAAGTTTCCGGAGGGCGACTTTGAGACATTGAAGGCCACGATCCAACGCCTGTTCGCAGAGGTGAAGGCCGGCGAGTTTTCTCCGCCGCATCATCCGTATTTTGGCAATATCGGGCCGACGCGTTGGCTGAAGTTTCACGCGGCGCATTTCGATCACCATCTTCGGCAGTTCGGGCAATGA
- a CDS encoding VOC family protein codes for MAKAKSHVPEGFQTVVPYFHVDGATRFLAFLRDAFGATETYRSVTPEGKIMHASARIGDSMIEVSDATQQWRAMASAIHLYVPDTDAAYARALGAGATTLYEPADMFYGERSAGVTDPFGNKWYIATHVEDIPPAEMESRQKEFARKQSQQGQQQ; via the coding sequence GTGGCGAAAGCGAAGTCACATGTTCCGGAAGGGTTTCAGACCGTCGTTCCTTATTTCCATGTCGACGGCGCAACACGTTTCCTGGCGTTCTTGCGGGATGCGTTTGGCGCGACTGAGACGTATCGGTCGGTGACGCCGGAGGGGAAAATCATGCACGCATCCGCGCGGATCGGCGACTCGATGATCGAAGTATCCGATGCGACGCAGCAGTGGCGCGCCATGGCGAGTGCGATTCATTTGTACGTGCCGGACACGGACGCGGCGTATGCGCGGGCGCTTGGCGCCGGGGCGACGACACTCTACGAACCGGCGGACATGTTCTACGGGGAGCGTTCCGCGGGCGTGACCGATCCGTTCGGCAACAAGTGGTATATCGCCACGCACGTCGAAGATATACCGCCCGCGGAGATGGAATCGCGGCAGAAAGAGTTTGCGAGGAAACAATCGCAGCAGGGCCAACAGCAGTAA
- a CDS encoding sugar phosphate isomerase/epimerase produces MFYSGISDEAGKTIDAQIAAHRELGWDHLELRLVNGTNLTMVGDELFDEVANKVNAAGMKVSCFGSAIANWARPITCDANIDVEDLARAIPRMHRLGTPFIRVMSYPNDPKHPVSEPEWRAEAIARMRVLAKMAEDGGITLCHENCSGWGGLSAENSNILLGEVNSPALKVVFDTGNPVTYGQDAWDYYQTVYNDIVYVHIKDAKRTDGEELYTYCGEGDGYVPEIVSDLLAKGYDGGFSIEPHLAAVIHTGQGAPSEEALHDSYVEYGRRFMKIVEGASAHSA; encoded by the coding sequence ATGTTTTACTCGGGAATATCGGACGAAGCGGGAAAGACCATCGATGCGCAGATTGCGGCGCACCGCGAATTGGGCTGGGACCACCTCGAGTTGCGGCTGGTGAACGGCACGAACCTCACAATGGTGGGCGACGAGCTGTTCGATGAGGTTGCGAATAAGGTGAACGCCGCGGGTATGAAGGTCTCATGTTTCGGCAGCGCGATCGCGAATTGGGCCCGGCCCATCACTTGTGACGCGAACATCGATGTAGAGGATCTTGCGCGCGCGATTCCGCGCATGCACCGGCTCGGCACGCCGTTCATCCGCGTGATGAGTTATCCGAACGATCCGAAGCATCCTGTCTCCGAACCGGAATGGCGCGCGGAAGCCATCGCCCGGATGAGGGTGCTCGCCAAAATGGCGGAGGACGGCGGTATCACGTTGTGCCATGAGAATTGCAGCGGTTGGGGCGGGCTGTCCGCGGAAAACAGCAATATCCTGTTGGGAGAAGTAAACAGCCCCGCGCTAAAGGTCGTGTTCGATACCGGCAACCCGGTCACGTACGGACAGGATGCGTGGGATTATTACCAGACCGTCTACAACGACATTGTCTACGTCCATATCAAAGACGCGAAAAGGACCGATGGCGAAGAACTCTACACGTACTGCGGCGAAGGAGACGGATACGTGCCGGAGATCGTGTCCGATCTGCTTGCCAAAGGGTATGACGGCGGCTTTTCGATCGAGCCGCACCTGGCCGCCGTGATCCACACGGGCCAAGGCGCACCAAGCGAAGAAGCGCTGCACGATTCGTACGTCGAGTACGGGCGCCGGTTCATGAAAATTGTCGAAGGGGCAAGCGCGCACAGCGCGTAA
- a CDS encoding DJ-1/PfpI family protein produces MKKVLVPLAEGFEEIEAITIIDLLRRADLNVVTASLSDKNVKAAHGVTVQADKTLDEALRDDYDMVVLPGGMPGADHLDNDRRVHDVLHKMANSGKYAGAICAAPKVLANAGLLKGKKATSYPGFVDKMGLADVTYTGAPVQCDGKIITGRGPGTAMDFALALVEALEGKDKRHSVEKALVRN; encoded by the coding sequence ATGAAAAAAGTACTCGTGCCGCTTGCGGAAGGTTTCGAGGAAATCGAAGCGATCACAATCATCGACTTGCTGCGGCGTGCGGACCTGAATGTCGTCACCGCAAGCCTGAGCGACAAGAACGTGAAGGCCGCGCACGGAGTTACCGTGCAGGCGGACAAGACGTTGGACGAAGCGCTGCGGGACGACTATGACATGGTGGTGCTGCCGGGCGGGATGCCGGGCGCCGACCATCTCGATAACGACAGGCGCGTGCATGACGTGCTGCACAAGATGGCGAACAGCGGGAAATATGCCGGAGCGATTTGCGCCGCGCCAAAGGTGCTTGCGAACGCGGGTCTGCTCAAGGGCAAGAAGGCAACCAGCTATCCCGGCTTCGTCGATAAAATGGGTCTGGCGGACGTGACATATACCGGCGCGCCGGTGCAGTGCGACGGCAAGATCATCACAGGGCGCGGACCCGGTACGGCGATGGATTTTGCGCTGGCCCTGGTAGAAGCGCTGGAAGGAAAAGACAAACGGCACAGCGTCGAAAAGGCGTTGGTGCGGAATTAG